One genomic segment of Arachis duranensis cultivar V14167 chromosome 4, aradu.V14167.gnm2.J7QH, whole genome shotgun sequence includes these proteins:
- the LOC107482767 gene encoding purple acid phosphatase 15 isoform X2 yields MKNSFELKMGSASVPFIIGVVVLVMSPLLKVDGRVPTTLEGPFEPVTVPLDKSFRGNAMDLPDTDPLVQRTVQGFEPEQISLSLSSSYASLWISWITGEFQIGDNIEALDPESVGSIVEYGRYGRTMSHRSKGYSLVYSQLYPFEGLQNYTSGIIHHVRLTGLKPNTLYQYRCGDPSLSAMSEVHYFRTMPESGPNSYPSRIAIVGDLGLTYNTTSTVDHMISNHPDLVLLVGDVSYANMYLTNGTGTNCYSCSFSDTPIHETYQPRWDYWGRYMQPLISNVPIMVIEGNHELEEQAENKTFVAYSSRFAFPSEESGSSSTLYYSFNAGGIHFIMLGAYTSFDKSGEQYKWLEKDLASVEREVTPWLVATWHPPWYSTYTAHFREAECMRVEMEDLLYQYGVDIVFNGHVHAYERSNRVYNYTLDPCGPVYVTVGDGGNREKMAITHADEPGNCPEPSSTPDKLINGGLFCGFNFTSGPAQGQFCWDRQPDYSAIRESSFGHGILEVKNETHALWIWHRNQDYYGIAGDEIYIVRQPQKCPVKPKDP; encoded by the exons ATGAAAAACTCATTTGAACTAAAAATGGGTTCGGCTTCGGTGCCTTTCATTATTGGTGTAGTTGTTTTAGTAATGAGTCCGTTGTTGAAAGTGGATGGGCGAGTTCCAACGACTCTTGAAGGACCCTTCGAGCCAGTGACGGTTCCACTTGACAAGAGCTTCCGTGGAAACGCCATGGACTTGCCAGATACAGATCCTCTTGTTCAGAGAACTGTTCAAGGTTTTGAGCCCGAACaaatctctctttctctctcctcatctTATGCCTCCCTTTGGATTTCTTGGATAACAG GGGAGTTCCAAATTGGGGACAATATAGAAGCATTAGATCCTGAAAGTGTTGGTAGCATAGTTGAGTATGGAAGGTATGGAAGGACTATGTCCCACAGATCGAAGGGTTATTCCCTTGTTTACAGTCAACTTTATCCTTTTGAAGGCCTTCAGAATTACACTTCTGGAATTATACATCATGTTCGCCTCACAG GATTAAAACCAAACACACTATATCAATACAGATGTGGAGACCCATCATTGTCAGCAATGAGTGAAGTTCACTATTTTAGGACTATGCCAGAGTCAGGGCCAAATAGCTACCCAAGCAGAATAGCAATAGTTGGAGACTTGGGTCTTACATACAACACCACATCCACAGTTGATCACATGATTAGTAACCATCCTGATCTTGTTCTGTTGGTTGGAGATGTTAGTTATGCTAACATGTATCTCACTAATGGCACTGGCACTAACTGCTACTCTTGCTCATTTTCTGACACTCCTATCCATGAAACTTACCAGCCTCGTTGGGATTATTGGGGAag GTACATGCAACCTCTGATCTCCAATGTCCCAATAATGGTAATTGAAGGTAATCATGAATTAGAAGAACAAGCAGAGAACAAGACATTTGTTGCTTATAGTTCTCGATTTGCATTTCCATCAGAAGAGAGTGGATCATCATCCACTTTATATTATTCTTTCAATGCTGGGGGTATACATTTCATAATGCTTGGTGCCTACACATCATTTGACAAATCAG GGGAGCAGTACAAGTGGTTGGAGAAGGACTTGGCTTCTGTTGAGAGAGAGGTAACTCCATGGTTGGTAGCTACATGGCATCCACCTTGGTACAGCACCTACACCGCACATTTTAGAGAAGCAGAGTGTATGAGGGTTGAGATGGAAGACTTGCTATATCAATATGGTGTTGACATTGTCTTCAATGGACAT GTTCATGCATATGAAAGATCAAACAGAGTATACAACTACACATTGGACCCTTGTGGTCCTGTTTATGTCACGGTCGGCGACGGTGGCAACCGGGAAAAGATGGCAATCACACATGCAGATGAACCTGGAAATTGTCCAGAACCATCAAGTACACCAGATAAGCTTATCAATGGTGGTTTATTCTGTGGATTCAACTTTACATCAGGTCCTGCACAAGGTCAATTCTGTTGGGATCGACAACCCGATTATAGTGCTATCAGAGAAAGTAGCTTCGGCCATGGAATTCTGGAg GTGAAAAATGAAACACATGCCTTGTGGATTTGGCATCGTAATCAAGATTATTATGGCATTGCTGGAGACGAGATTTATATTGTTAGGCAGCCTCAAAAATGTCCGGTCAAGCCAAAG GATCCTTGA
- the LOC107482767 gene encoding purple acid phosphatase 15 isoform X3 — MKNSFELKMGSASVPFIIGVVVLVMSPLLKVDGRVPTTLEGPFEPVTVPLDKSFRGNAMDLPDTDPLVQRTVQGEFQIGDNIEALDPESVGSIVEYGRYGRTMSHRSKGYSLVYSQLYPFEGLQNYTSGIIHHVRLTGLKPNTLYQYRCGDPSLSAMSEVHYFRTMPESGPNSYPSRIAIVGDLGLTYNTTSTVDHMISNHPDLVLLVGDVSYANMYLTNGTGTNCYSCSFSDTPIHETYQPRWDYWGRYMQPLISNVPIMVIEGNHELEEQAENKTFVAYSSRFAFPSEESGSSSTLYYSFNAGGIHFIMLGAYTSFDKSGEQYKWLEKDLASVEREVTPWLVATWHPPWYSTYTAHFREAECMRVEMEDLLYQYGVDIVFNGHVHAYERSNRVYNYTLDPCGPVYVTVGDGGNREKMAITHADEPGNCPEPSSTPDKLINGGLFCGFNFTSGPAQGQFCWDRQPDYSAIRESSFGHGILEVKNETHALWIWHRNQDYYGIAGDEIYIVRQPQKCPVKPKVLKNLDMAPVTIFKYLKQFVYSKIL, encoded by the exons ATGAAAAACTCATTTGAACTAAAAATGGGTTCGGCTTCGGTGCCTTTCATTATTGGTGTAGTTGTTTTAGTAATGAGTCCGTTGTTGAAAGTGGATGGGCGAGTTCCAACGACTCTTGAAGGACCCTTCGAGCCAGTGACGGTTCCACTTGACAAGAGCTTCCGTGGAAACGCCATGGACTTGCCAGATACAGATCCTCTTGTTCAGAGAACTGTTCAAG GGGAGTTCCAAATTGGGGACAATATAGAAGCATTAGATCCTGAAAGTGTTGGTAGCATAGTTGAGTATGGAAGGTATGGAAGGACTATGTCCCACAGATCGAAGGGTTATTCCCTTGTTTACAGTCAACTTTATCCTTTTGAAGGCCTTCAGAATTACACTTCTGGAATTATACATCATGTTCGCCTCACAG GATTAAAACCAAACACACTATATCAATACAGATGTGGAGACCCATCATTGTCAGCAATGAGTGAAGTTCACTATTTTAGGACTATGCCAGAGTCAGGGCCAAATAGCTACCCAAGCAGAATAGCAATAGTTGGAGACTTGGGTCTTACATACAACACCACATCCACAGTTGATCACATGATTAGTAACCATCCTGATCTTGTTCTGTTGGTTGGAGATGTTAGTTATGCTAACATGTATCTCACTAATGGCACTGGCACTAACTGCTACTCTTGCTCATTTTCTGACACTCCTATCCATGAAACTTACCAGCCTCGTTGGGATTATTGGGGAag GTACATGCAACCTCTGATCTCCAATGTCCCAATAATGGTAATTGAAGGTAATCATGAATTAGAAGAACAAGCAGAGAACAAGACATTTGTTGCTTATAGTTCTCGATTTGCATTTCCATCAGAAGAGAGTGGATCATCATCCACTTTATATTATTCTTTCAATGCTGGGGGTATACATTTCATAATGCTTGGTGCCTACACATCATTTGACAAATCAG GGGAGCAGTACAAGTGGTTGGAGAAGGACTTGGCTTCTGTTGAGAGAGAGGTAACTCCATGGTTGGTAGCTACATGGCATCCACCTTGGTACAGCACCTACACCGCACATTTTAGAGAAGCAGAGTGTATGAGGGTTGAGATGGAAGACTTGCTATATCAATATGGTGTTGACATTGTCTTCAATGGACAT GTTCATGCATATGAAAGATCAAACAGAGTATACAACTACACATTGGACCCTTGTGGTCCTGTTTATGTCACGGTCGGCGACGGTGGCAACCGGGAAAAGATGGCAATCACACATGCAGATGAACCTGGAAATTGTCCAGAACCATCAAGTACACCAGATAAGCTTATCAATGGTGGTTTATTCTGTGGATTCAACTTTACATCAGGTCCTGCACAAGGTCAATTCTGTTGGGATCGACAACCCGATTATAGTGCTATCAGAGAAAGTAGCTTCGGCCATGGAATTCTGGAg GTGAAAAATGAAACACATGCCTTGTGGATTTGGCATCGTAATCAAGATTATTATGGCATTGCTGGAGACGAGATTTATATTGTTAGGCAGCCTCAAAAATGTCCGGTCAAGCCAAAGGTACTTAAAAACCTGGATATGGCTCCAGTAaccatatttaaatatttaaaacaatttgtttattctaaaattttgtag
- the LOC107482767 gene encoding purple acid phosphatase 15 isoform X1, which yields MKNSFELKMGSASVPFIIGVVVLVMSPLLKVDGRVPTTLEGPFEPVTVPLDKSFRGNAMDLPDTDPLVQRTVQGFEPEQISLSLSSSYASLWISWITGEFQIGDNIEALDPESVGSIVEYGRYGRTMSHRSKGYSLVYSQLYPFEGLQNYTSGIIHHVRLTGLKPNTLYQYRCGDPSLSAMSEVHYFRTMPESGPNSYPSRIAIVGDLGLTYNTTSTVDHMISNHPDLVLLVGDVSYANMYLTNGTGTNCYSCSFSDTPIHETYQPRWDYWGRYMQPLISNVPIMVIEGNHELEEQAENKTFVAYSSRFAFPSEESGSSSTLYYSFNAGGIHFIMLGAYTSFDKSGEQYKWLEKDLASVEREVTPWLVATWHPPWYSTYTAHFREAECMRVEMEDLLYQYGVDIVFNGHVHAYERSNRVYNYTLDPCGPVYVTVGDGGNREKMAITHADEPGNCPEPSSTPDKLINGGLFCGFNFTSGPAQGQFCWDRQPDYSAIRESSFGHGILEVKNETHALWIWHRNQDYYGIAGDEIYIVRQPQKCPVKPKVLKNLDMAPVTIFKYLKQFVYSKIL from the exons ATGAAAAACTCATTTGAACTAAAAATGGGTTCGGCTTCGGTGCCTTTCATTATTGGTGTAGTTGTTTTAGTAATGAGTCCGTTGTTGAAAGTGGATGGGCGAGTTCCAACGACTCTTGAAGGACCCTTCGAGCCAGTGACGGTTCCACTTGACAAGAGCTTCCGTGGAAACGCCATGGACTTGCCAGATACAGATCCTCTTGTTCAGAGAACTGTTCAAGGTTTTGAGCCCGAACaaatctctctttctctctcctcatctTATGCCTCCCTTTGGATTTCTTGGATAACAG GGGAGTTCCAAATTGGGGACAATATAGAAGCATTAGATCCTGAAAGTGTTGGTAGCATAGTTGAGTATGGAAGGTATGGAAGGACTATGTCCCACAGATCGAAGGGTTATTCCCTTGTTTACAGTCAACTTTATCCTTTTGAAGGCCTTCAGAATTACACTTCTGGAATTATACATCATGTTCGCCTCACAG GATTAAAACCAAACACACTATATCAATACAGATGTGGAGACCCATCATTGTCAGCAATGAGTGAAGTTCACTATTTTAGGACTATGCCAGAGTCAGGGCCAAATAGCTACCCAAGCAGAATAGCAATAGTTGGAGACTTGGGTCTTACATACAACACCACATCCACAGTTGATCACATGATTAGTAACCATCCTGATCTTGTTCTGTTGGTTGGAGATGTTAGTTATGCTAACATGTATCTCACTAATGGCACTGGCACTAACTGCTACTCTTGCTCATTTTCTGACACTCCTATCCATGAAACTTACCAGCCTCGTTGGGATTATTGGGGAag GTACATGCAACCTCTGATCTCCAATGTCCCAATAATGGTAATTGAAGGTAATCATGAATTAGAAGAACAAGCAGAGAACAAGACATTTGTTGCTTATAGTTCTCGATTTGCATTTCCATCAGAAGAGAGTGGATCATCATCCACTTTATATTATTCTTTCAATGCTGGGGGTATACATTTCATAATGCTTGGTGCCTACACATCATTTGACAAATCAG GGGAGCAGTACAAGTGGTTGGAGAAGGACTTGGCTTCTGTTGAGAGAGAGGTAACTCCATGGTTGGTAGCTACATGGCATCCACCTTGGTACAGCACCTACACCGCACATTTTAGAGAAGCAGAGTGTATGAGGGTTGAGATGGAAGACTTGCTATATCAATATGGTGTTGACATTGTCTTCAATGGACAT GTTCATGCATATGAAAGATCAAACAGAGTATACAACTACACATTGGACCCTTGTGGTCCTGTTTATGTCACGGTCGGCGACGGTGGCAACCGGGAAAAGATGGCAATCACACATGCAGATGAACCTGGAAATTGTCCAGAACCATCAAGTACACCAGATAAGCTTATCAATGGTGGTTTATTCTGTGGATTCAACTTTACATCAGGTCCTGCACAAGGTCAATTCTGTTGGGATCGACAACCCGATTATAGTGCTATCAGAGAAAGTAGCTTCGGCCATGGAATTCTGGAg GTGAAAAATGAAACACATGCCTTGTGGATTTGGCATCGTAATCAAGATTATTATGGCATTGCTGGAGACGAGATTTATATTGTTAGGCAGCCTCAAAAATGTCCGGTCAAGCCAAAGGTACTTAAAAACCTGGATATGGCTCCAGTAaccatatttaaatatttaaaacaatttgtttattctaaaattttgtag
- the LOC107482766 gene encoding protein transport protein SEC23, translating into MDFLELEAVEGLRWSWNSWPTSKSEASSLIIPLSIMCTPLMQPPELPIVPCDPLNCSQCDAVLNPYARLDYQSRIWHCPFCSQRNPFPRSYSDIADTNLPAKLFPTYSSVEYAPAHVPSSSNSLLSRAPITPPSSSSSLPPRVLSSSFSSSSSLVSVAAAGADPRGPGLGPGPALVFVVDLSSAEDELRALKKELLLVMEQLPENTLVGLVTFDSMVYVHDLGYSECSKVILFHGDREVSSNQTRQFLNISHAHHQLHHGQTPVVPKQGYLLPISECEFSITAAIEEIHCMWKYTSGRRPLRSTGAAISAALGVLESCLINTGSRIMVFTSGPATLGPGVVVDSDLAQAMRTHQHIMNGHARHHEKSCSFYKRVSKRLCDASVVLDLFACSLDQVGAAELREPVERSGGFMILAESFESDQFRKCLRHLFERDDGGYLKMNFDATIEVVTTKDVKICGALGPCVSLRKKNSLVSESEVGEGGTCMWKLNTLTDKTCIAFFFQVSNEQKIQPGSAFLIQFITRYRQGNLGIRKRVTTAARRWVGNYSTDIAAGFDQEAAASVMARLAILRAETCYARDVIRWLDDTLIRFASKFGDYVPEDPSTFRLSSNFSLYPQFMFHLRRSQFIDVCNTTPDETAFFRLMLNREGVVGSLIMIQPTLFQYSFDGPPVPVLLDIRSIYPDVILLFDSYFHVVIHYGSKITQWRKLGYDRDPNHENFRKLLEAPELDAQQLVMERVPVPKFIRCDQHSSQARFLLAKLNPSVTQNSTYTDGSDIVFTDDLSLQVFLDHLQVLAVQG; encoded by the exons ATGGATTTCTTGGAACTGGAGGCAGTGGAAGGCTTGAGGTGGTCATGGAACTCATGGCCAACCTCGAAATCCGAAGCTTCGTCTCTCATAATCCCCCTCTCCATCATGTGCACCCCTCTCATGCAACCCCCCGAGCTTCCCATCGTACCCTGCGACCCTCTCAACTGCTCTCAATGCGATGCCGTTTTGAATCCCTACGCTCGTCTCGACTACCAGTCTCGCATCTGGCACTGCCCTTTCTGCTCCCAACGTAACCCCTTCCCTCGCTCCTACTCCGACATCGCCGATACCAATCTCCCCGCCAAGCTCTTCCCTACCTATAGCTCCGTCGAATACGCCCCCGCTCACGTGCCTTCTAGTTCTAACTCCCTCCTCTCACGTGCGCCTATcactcctccttcttcttcttcttctcttcctcctcgCGTGCTGTCTTCGTCTTTCTCTTCTTCGTCTTCGCTGGTTAGTGTCGCCGCTGCTGGTGCTGATCCGCGTGGGCCTGGGCTTGGGCCTGGGCCTGCTTTGGTGTTTGTTGTGGATCTCTCCTCTGCGGAGGACGAGTTGCGTGCGCTTAAGAAGGAGCTGCTGCTTGTCATGGAACAGTTGCCGGAGAACACCCTTGTTGGATTAGTTACCTTTGACTCCATGGTTTATGTTCATGATCTTGGCTATTCTGAGTGCTCAAAGGTTATCCTATTCCATGGCGATCGTGAAGTTTCGTCTAATCAG ACCAGACAGTTCCTCAACATTAGTCACGCCCACCACCAGCTGCATCATGGACAAACACCTGTTGTCCCAAAGCAGGGATATTTGTTGCCAATTTCAGAATGCGAGTTCAGCATCACCGCGGCAATTGAAGAGATCCATTGTATGTGGAAGTACACTTCAGGAAGGCGTCCTCTAAGGTCCACGGGTGCTGCAATATCAGCTGCACTTGGAGTTTTAGAGTCTTGCCTAATAAATACTGGGTCGAGGATCATGGTCTTCACATCTGGACCTGCTACTCTAGGACCAGGTGTGGTTGTGGACTCAGATCTCGCCCAAGCCATGAGAACCCACCAGCACATCATGAATGGGCATGCAAGACACCATGAGAAGTCTTGTAGTTTCTACAAACGAGTTTCCAAGAGGCTCTGTGATGCATCTGTTGTTCTTGATCTGTTTGCTTGTTCTCTTGACCAAGTTGGAGCGGCTGAGCTTCGAGAACCTGTTGAGCGCTCAGGTGGGTTTATGATTCTGGCTGAGTCTTTCGAATCAGATCAATTCAGGAAATGTTTGAGGCATCTATTTGAACGTGATGATGGTGGCTATTTGAAGATGAACTTCGATGCTACCATTGAAGTAGTGACAACGAAAGATGTGAAAATCTGTGGAGCACTTGGTCCTTGTGTATCTCTTCGAAAAAAGAATAGTTTAGTAAGTGAGAGTGAGGTTGGAGAAGGGGGTACCTGTATGTGGAAGTTAAATACTCTGACCGACAAGACTTGTATTGCTTTTTTCTTCCAAGTAAGCAACGAACAGAAAATCCAGCCTGGTTCTGCATTTTTAATTCAGTTTATCACACGATACAGACAAGGGAACTTGGGAATCCGGAAGAGGGTGACCACAGCTGCAAGACGATGGGTTGGGAATTATTCTACCGATATTGCTGCAGGGTTTGATCAAGAAGCCGCAGCTTCGGTTATGGCAAGACTTGCTATTCTCCGGGCAGAGACATGCTATGCCCGTGATGTGATTAGATGGCTGGATGACACACTTATCCGTTTTGCTTCAAAGTTTGGGGATTATGTGCCAGAAGATCCTTCTACATTCCGGCTTTCGTCCAACTTTTCCCTTTATCCCCAGTTTATGTTCCACTTAAGGCGATCTCAATTTATTGATGTCTGTAACACTACACCTGATGAAACTGCTTTTTTCCGACTAATGCTAAATCGCGAAGGAGTAGTGGGCTCTCTTATAATGATTCAACCTACGCTTTTCCAATATTCATTTGATGGGCCCCCTGTGCCAGTACTTCTAGACATTCGTTCCATTTATCCAGATGTTATCTTGCTCTTTGATTCCTACTTCCATGTGGTGATTCATTATGGGTCCAAGATTACTCAGTGGAGAAAGCTTGGTTATGATAGGGATCCGAATCATGAGAACTTCAGAAAGCTGTTGGAAGCCCCAGAATTGGATGCACAGCAATTGGTGATGGAACGGGTGCCAGTGCCAAAGTTTATAAGATGTGACCAGCATAGCAGTCAGGCAAGGTTTCTTCTTGCCAAGTTGAATCCATCCGTAACTCAAAATTCAACATACACAGATGGTTCGGACATTGTCTTTACAGATGACTTGAGCTTGCAAGTATTTTTAGATCACTTGCAGGTATTGGCAGTGCAAGGGTAA